From the genome of Streptacidiphilus rugosus AM-16, one region includes:
- a CDS encoding LacI family DNA-binding transcriptional regulator translates to MSEATPGRAAGTSRSRRGGATIEQVARAAGVSRQTVSNTLNFPERVRPDTLARVHAAIEELGYRPDESARALRTGERRTFAYLAPVDDPHDPNPLMGGFLEALVDAAGAEGYRVLLFRPPPGTTDPRSAVDDLIAARQVDGFVIADVLADDVRVRHLAQAGVPFVSFGRTGADEPQNWVDIDNAAAMGTVAAHLAERGHRRVGYLGPAETGPTAGTPATARTAPAEGAAELPWLTARRRGLSDAATALGLELTTALATVAPVDAARALLSGRRRATALVAASDLLALAAYEAVWAEGLTVGRDVAVVGFHDLPFGRVLQPPLSSVRLPLRGIASALVRGLLAQVRGGEPSGGVLLPAELLIRASSGG, encoded by the coding sequence ATGAGCGAAGCGACACCGGGCCGCGCCGCCGGCACCTCCCGGAGCCGGCGGGGCGGGGCGACCATCGAGCAGGTGGCGCGCGCGGCCGGAGTGTCCCGGCAGACCGTCTCCAACACGCTCAACTTCCCCGAGCGGGTCCGGCCCGACACGCTGGCGCGGGTTCACGCCGCGATCGAGGAACTCGGTTACCGCCCCGACGAGTCGGCCAGGGCGCTGCGCACCGGCGAGCGCCGCACCTTCGCCTACCTGGCGCCGGTCGACGACCCGCACGACCCCAACCCGTTGATGGGCGGCTTTCTCGAGGCCCTGGTCGACGCCGCGGGGGCGGAGGGCTACCGGGTGCTGCTGTTCCGTCCGCCGCCGGGGACGACGGACCCCCGGAGCGCCGTCGACGACCTGATCGCCGCACGGCAGGTCGACGGGTTCGTGATCGCGGACGTGCTGGCGGACGACGTCAGGGTGCGCCATCTGGCGCAGGCAGGGGTCCCTTTCGTCTCCTTCGGCCGGACCGGCGCCGACGAACCGCAGAACTGGGTCGACATCGACAACGCCGCGGCGATGGGAACGGTGGCCGCGCATCTCGCCGAACGCGGGCACCGACGCGTGGGCTATCTCGGCCCGGCAGAGACCGGCCCCACCGCCGGAACCCCCGCGACGGCCCGGACGGCCCCGGCGGAGGGTGCCGCCGAACTGCCGTGGCTGACCGCGAGGCGCCGGGGGCTCAGCGACGCCGCGACCGCCCTCGGCCTGGAGCTGACGACGGCGCTCGCCACCGTCGCGCCGGTCGACGCGGCAAGGGCGCTGCTCAGCGGCCGTCGCCGGGCCACCGCGCTGGTCGCCGCCTCCGACCTGCTGGCCCTGGCCGCCTACGAGGCGGTCTGGGCGGAGGGGTTGACGGTGGGTCGGGATGTCGCCGTCGTCGGCTTCCACGACCTGCCGTTCGGCCGGGTGCTGCAGCCGCCGCTCAGCTCCGTTCGGCTGCCGCTGCGGGGTATCGCGAGCGCGCTGGTGCGGGGGCTGCTGGCCCAGGTGCGTGGCGGGGAGCCGTCCGGGGGAGTGCTGCTCCCGGCCGAGCTGCTGATCCGGGCGAGCTCCGGGGGCTGA
- a CDS encoding glycoside hydrolase family 36 protein: protein MTVTHAVWEPYAGTAGHADAPRPVRAGAVELLVTGECRSRELGPGVVELELTRPASGGGVLRAEWRVPCVEATAYWTPTATDGLSWLPAAWSAPRQVSPAYGAPVGALVGVGDVGLCTFAAQTGPAEGREVSIGAGVVEETGEFRCWVQTEAVASGEGALGRLTVRIDTSRRHFGDCLAEVAGWWRESVERTAEVRVPDEARRPAYSTWYAMHQHVTPEAIELQAALGRELGLDTVIVDDGWMTGDRGRGYGQCGDWDPVSLPGTAAHVRRVHELGARYLLWFALPFVGAESSVWEEFRPYALARVDALDAIVVDPRYPVVRAHLADRLARPVEEWGMDGLKLDFIDRFHVADPPEPGPDADCASVAEGVERLLGEIRRRISAVAPHAMIETRQPYVSPALWPHATMIRAVDCPLGPAENRRRTVDARLVAGPLAVHADMLMWHPRESVEQLACHLVNVLFAVPQISVDLAALGEEHRETLAFWLGVFRARADLLQRGVFRPSRPDLGYPMVRSATADAVAVARYAALPVDASGAWRELLIANADTDPLVHLTGGAGDVHAVVRDARGRTVGEADLDLAAPGGARLSVPRGGLATLIRSATVDAAAR from the coding sequence GTGACGGTCACTCATGCCGTGTGGGAGCCCTACGCCGGGACGGCGGGGCACGCGGATGCGCCACGCCCGGTGCGGGCGGGCGCCGTGGAGCTGCTGGTCACCGGCGAGTGCCGGTCGCGGGAGCTCGGCCCGGGCGTGGTCGAGCTCGAACTGACCCGACCGGCCTCCGGCGGGGGTGTTCTGCGGGCCGAGTGGCGGGTGCCCTGCGTCGAGGCGACCGCCTACTGGACGCCCACCGCGACGGACGGCCTGAGCTGGCTGCCGGCCGCGTGGTCGGCGCCGCGACAGGTGTCGCCGGCGTACGGTGCGCCGGTCGGCGCGCTGGTCGGCGTCGGTGACGTGGGGCTCTGTACCTTCGCCGCGCAGACCGGCCCGGCGGAGGGCCGGGAGGTCTCGATCGGCGCCGGTGTGGTCGAGGAGACGGGGGAGTTCCGCTGCTGGGTGCAGACCGAGGCGGTCGCGTCGGGCGAGGGGGCGTTGGGGCGGCTCACCGTCCGGATCGACACTTCGCGCCGCCACTTCGGCGACTGCCTCGCCGAGGTGGCCGGCTGGTGGCGCGAGTCCGTCGAGCGGACCGCAGAGGTCCGGGTCCCCGACGAGGCCCGTCGGCCCGCCTACTCCACCTGGTACGCGATGCACCAGCACGTCACCCCGGAGGCGATCGAGCTCCAGGCGGCGCTCGGAAGGGAGTTGGGCCTCGACACGGTCATCGTGGACGACGGCTGGATGACCGGCGACCGGGGGCGCGGCTACGGCCAGTGCGGGGACTGGGACCCGGTCTCCCTTCCCGGCACCGCCGCCCACGTCCGCCGTGTCCACGAGCTGGGTGCGCGCTACCTGCTCTGGTTCGCGTTGCCCTTCGTCGGCGCGGAGAGCTCGGTGTGGGAGGAGTTCCGGCCCTACGCCCTGGCCCGGGTCGACGCACTGGACGCGATCGTGGTCGATCCGCGGTACCCCGTGGTCCGCGCCCACCTGGCGGACCGGCTCGCGCGGCCGGTCGAGGAGTGGGGGATGGACGGCCTGAAGCTCGACTTCATCGACCGGTTCCATGTCGCCGACCCGCCCGAGCCCGGCCCCGACGCGGACTGTGCGAGCGTCGCCGAGGGCGTGGAGCGGCTGCTCGGCGAGATCCGTCGGCGGATCTCCGCCGTGGCGCCGCACGCCATGATCGAGACCCGGCAGCCCTACGTCTCACCGGCGCTGTGGCCCCACGCGACGATGATCCGTGCGGTCGACTGCCCGCTGGGCCCGGCCGAGAACCGACGCAGGACCGTCGACGCGCGCCTGGTCGCTGGCCCCCTCGCCGTCCATGCGGACATGCTGATGTGGCACCCGCGCGAGAGCGTCGAGCAGTTGGCCTGCCACCTCGTGAACGTCCTGTTCGCCGTCCCGCAGATCTCCGTGGATCTGGCCGCGCTCGGCGAGGAGCACCGCGAGACGCTGGCCTTCTGGCTCGGTGTCTTCCGCGCCCGCGCCGACCTGCTGCAGCGCGGCGTGTTCCGGCCCTCGCGTCCGGATCTCGGCTACCCGATGGTGCGGTCCGCGACGGCCGACGCCGTCGCCGTCGCCCGCTACGCGGCCCTGCCCGTCGACGCGTCCGGGGCGTGGCGGGAACTGCTGATCGCCAATGCCGACACGGACCCGCTGGTCCACCTGACGGGCGGCGCGGGAGACGTGCACGCGGTCGTCCGCGACGCGCGGGGGCGGACGGTCGGCGAGGCGGACCTGGACCTGGCGGCTCCCGGCGGGGCGCGGCTGTCGGTCCCCCGGGGCGGACTGGCTACGCTGATCCGGAGCGCGACGGTGGACGCCGCAGCGCGCTGA